The genomic interval CTCCTGAAGCTCAAGCGAAAATATTGATTAATGCGGTTAATAACGAAGATGTTGCAAAAGTATCGAATCTTTTAAGTTCAAAAGAAAACAAAGTGGGCCGACAAGAAGCATCTACTTACATCCAATTTATAAAAAAAGAAGTGGGCATGAAACTGTTCGAAAAAGAAGTATACGACACAGTGGATGGACTTAACCATGAAACCGCTGTAGCCTCTTATATTAAAACGCGTGAAGGTCAAGATGTTTTAAGAATTAGTAAAAATGGCCGTCGTTATTTAATTTTTGATAATTTAAGTTTCTTAGCACCGACGAAACAGGCTATCGTGAAGCCGAAAGAAAAGGCGACATTTGAGTTTGAATCAGATGGCGCACAAAAGAAAGTGGTCGCTGAAGCAGGACAATCCGTATCGCTAGGTCAGTTCATACCGGGAAGTTACGCGATTGATACAGTAAAAACAACGGATCGTGGTACATATGAAGGCCAATTGAAGTTTGATTTTGTGAACAGTAAAAATGAAACCATTCCAGTGACTGAAGACTTTAAAGAAGCTCAAGTGAAAGTGTCACTTAAAAATGCGAGTGCATTAAACGATATTAAAGTGGTTATCAATGACGAAAAAATAGCACAAAATAAAGAGGATACTTATGGCCCATTTCCAGTCAATCAGGACATTAAAGTATATGCTGAAGGTGAGGCTTACGATCATACATTTAAAACAAATGCAGAAGTGATTAAAAAAGATGATGTTCAATCTGAAAACGAAATCACTGTGTCATTTGATAAAGATGAGATTGAAAAATATCGCCAATCCAAAGAAAAAGATACGTTGAATAAGATCAAGGACTTTTTCAAAAAGTATACATCGTCATTAAATGAAGCATATGAAAGCCATGATTTTGATTTAATTTCCAAATATTTAAAGGAAAATACAACAAATTATGAAGCGATGCGTTCAAACGTGAAAAGTCAAAATCAATATGAATTCAAAAATCCTGAAGTGACAGATGTTTCGCGCAACGACGATTACTACGCAGTGACAGTCGAAAAAGAAGACGCACAAGGACGAACAATTCAATCCCATTATTTATTAGATGGGGATCAAAATGCCAACCACTTAAAAATTGTGAACTATCAAAATTATTGAAGGTGAAAAGTGAATCATATACCGAATGAAGTTCGAGTCTGTTGTTGGATTAGAACTTCATTTTTTAAGTGTACGCAAATTTTCGTTGAGGTGTTACAAGATGCTTCGAAAAGGTGTTGAATCAGTAGCGGTTCATGAAAGGCGATACAAGAAAGTTCAAGCAGAGTTAGCATTTTGAACGATCATCCGTATCAATGAGGACAAAGCATTTAAATAACCATAGAAGTTTTTAGTTATGTTTATGCCTCCACAATACGTTCGATTAACCAGTGGTGTAGCGATGATGATATGCAGTTAGATGCGTGCTATAGAGATGAAATTTATCGCAATTTGATGAATTTTCATCAAAAATAGAGAACGTGCATATTATGTAGAAGATTGCATATCGTACGTATACACCTTTATGATAAGTAAGGAAACTATAATTTGAAAGGTGTGTTCATGATGAAATTTACTAAACGATTATGGCAACGTGTTCAACCAATATGGGACAGCTATCTGGAACATCCGTTTGTCAAAGGGATTGGCGACGGGACGTTAGATAAAGAAAAGTTTAAACATTGGATGAAGCAAGACTATATTTATTTGATAGATTATGCGCGATTATTTGCGATAGGTGTAACAAAAGCGACGGATTTAGAAATGATGACCACTTTTGGCAATTTAGTTTCTGGGACATTAAATACCGAAATGCAACTACATCGTCAATACGCGGCGCAATTTGGA from Staphylococcus sp. MI 10-1553 carries:
- a CDS encoding TcaA NTF2-like domain-containing protein codes for the protein MGQCAVCHHEKLLHQSVCPNCQSQILYSKTLNQQTPKQRDAAQSSSSNNNKRPPSLKKVIPIAIVSFIIILLIILFLLLRNFNSPEAQAKILINAVNNEDVAKVSNLLSSKENKVGRQEASTYIQFIKKEVGMKLFEKEVYDTVDGLNHETAVASYIKTREGQDVLRISKNGRRYLIFDNLSFLAPTKQAIVKPKEKATFEFESDGAQKKVVAEAGQSVSLGQFIPGSYAIDTVKTTDRGTYEGQLKFDFVNSKNETIPVTEDFKEAQVKVSLKNASALNDIKVVINDEKIAQNKEDTYGPFPVNQDIKVYAEGEAYDHTFKTNAEVIKKDDVQSENEITVSFDKDEIEKYRQSKEKDTLNKIKDFFKKYTSSLNEAYESHDFDLISKYLKENTTNYEAMRSNVKSQNQYEFKNPEVTDVSRNDDYYAVTVEKEDAQGRTIQSHYLLDGDQNANHLKIVNYQNY